A genomic segment from Bacillus cereus G9842 encodes:
- the ackA gene encoding acetate kinase encodes MSKIIAINAGSSSLKFQLFEMPSETVLTKGLVERIGLEDSIFTITVDGEKQKEITNIPDHAVAVNMLLKKLTENGIVKSLDEIGGIGHRVVHGGEKFADSVLITDEVLADIEELSDLAPLHNPANVVGIKAFREVLPNVPAVAVFDTAFHQTMPESAFLYSLPYEYYEKFGIRKYGFHGTSHKYVTERAAELLGRPIESLSLLSCHLGNGASIAAVEGGKSIDTSMGFTPLAGVTMGTRSGNLDPALIPYIMEKTGQTVEEVVNVLNKKSGMLGLTGYSSDLRDIIAKEEEGDHRAKVALDVFVSRIHKYIGSYTARMKGVDAIIFTAGVGENSAIIRERVLEGLEYMGVYFDVKRNNVFGEEAFISFPHSPVKIIVIPTDEEVMIARDVLRLGDIG; translated from the coding sequence ATGTCAAAAATCATCGCGATTAACGCAGGAAGCTCTTCCTTAAAATTCCAATTATTTGAAATGCCAAGTGAAACAGTATTAACAAAAGGTTTAGTAGAACGTATCGGTTTAGAAGATAGTATCTTCACTATTACTGTAGATGGCGAAAAACAAAAAGAAATTACAAACATCCCAGATCACGCAGTAGCAGTTAATATGCTTCTTAAAAAATTAACTGAAAACGGAATCGTTAAATCTCTAGATGAGATTGGCGGTATCGGTCACCGTGTTGTTCACGGCGGCGAAAAATTTGCTGACTCTGTTTTAATTACTGATGAAGTATTAGCTGATATCGAAGAATTAAGCGATTTAGCACCACTTCATAACCCAGCAAACGTTGTTGGTATTAAAGCATTCCGAGAAGTATTACCAAACGTACCAGCAGTAGCAGTATTCGATACAGCATTCCACCAAACAATGCCGGAATCTGCATTCCTATACAGCTTACCATATGAGTACTATGAAAAATTCGGCATCCGTAAATACGGTTTCCACGGAACTTCTCATAAATATGTAACTGAGCGTGCGGCTGAATTATTAGGTCGTCCAATTGAAAGCTTAAGCTTACTTTCTTGTCACTTAGGTAACGGTGCAAGTATCGCAGCAGTAGAAGGCGGTAAATCTATCGATACTTCTATGGGCTTCACTCCACTTGCTGGTGTAACAATGGGTACACGTTCTGGTAACCTTGACCCTGCGTTAATTCCATACATCATGGAAAAAACAGGCCAAACAGTAGAAGAAGTAGTTAACGTATTAAACAAGAAGAGTGGTATGTTAGGTCTTACTGGTTACTCTAGTGACCTACGTGACATCATTGCGAAAGAAGAAGAAGGCGACCACCGTGCGAAAGTAGCACTTGATGTATTCGTAAGCCGTATCCACAAATACATCGGTTCTTACACAGCTCGTATGAAAGGTGTAGACGCAATCATCTTTACAGCTGGTGTAGGTGAAAACAGTGCGATTATTCGTGAGCGCGTATTAGAAGGCCTTGAGTACATGGGCGTATACTTCGATGTAAAACGTAATAACGTATTCGGTGAAGAAGCATTCATCAGCTTCCCACACTCTCCAGTAAAAATTATCGTAATTCCAACTGACGAAGAAGTTATGATTGCTCGTGACGTACTACGTCTTGGAGATATTGGTTAA
- a CDS encoding DUF2953 domain-containing protein, whose translation MIRMKWLVIGIIILLLFILLILLSKISLKVTFLYSEMEKQCLFQVKIWMIRYTFDVLERIEKQQKKTGQKIEKAEEDGGLDNKIMAQLDSIGELIKRLQKVHTIVKDFLKRVKINGWKWHTQIGAGDAASTGIVTGYAWGTKGMAAGVVGQYMHIVDVPEFEITPVFQGKGFASRCELTASFRIFRTIKTAMKLLIFMRQQKSGMTEKSVQA comes from the coding sequence ATGATACGTATGAAGTGGCTCGTAATTGGAATAATAATTCTTCTCCTTTTTATTTTGCTTATACTATTGTCGAAAATATCGCTTAAGGTGACATTTTTATATTCAGAAATGGAAAAGCAATGTTTATTTCAAGTGAAAATATGGATGATTCGATATACATTTGATGTGTTGGAAAGAATTGAAAAACAGCAGAAAAAGACAGGACAGAAAATCGAAAAAGCTGAAGAGGACGGCGGACTAGATAATAAAATTATGGCGCAACTTGACAGTATTGGGGAACTGATAAAAAGGCTTCAAAAAGTTCATACTATCGTTAAAGATTTTCTCAAACGAGTGAAAATCAATGGTTGGAAATGGCATACGCAAATTGGAGCAGGCGACGCAGCTAGTACTGGAATTGTCACTGGATATGCATGGGGGACAAAAGGTATGGCTGCTGGAGTTGTCGGACAATATATGCATATTGTCGATGTACCAGAATTTGAAATTACTCCTGTTTTTCAAGGGAAGGGATTTGCATCAAGATGCGAGTTAACAGCATCTTTTCGTATATTCCGCACTATAAAAACAGCGATGAAATTGCTCATATTTATGAGGCAGCAAAAATCTGGTATGACAGAAAAATCTGTTCAAGCATAG
- a CDS encoding NAD kinase: MADRRNLFFFYGDDKATLVEKMKPIYRILEENGFTILDHPKNANAIVSVGDDATFLQAVRKTGFREDCLYAGISTKDETSFYCDFHIDHIDTALQEITKNEIEVRKYPTIQVDVDHGTSFYCLNEFSLRSSIIKTFVVDVHVDDLYFETFRGDGLVVSTPTGSTAYNKSLHGAVVDPLIPCFQVSELASLNNNTYRTLGSPFILNHERTLTLKLRPDGNDYPVIGMDNEALSIKQVEKAVVRLSDKQIKTVKLKNNSFWEKVQRTFL, from the coding sequence ATGGCAGATCGTCGCAATTTATTTTTCTTTTATGGTGATGACAAAGCAACGCTCGTTGAAAAAATGAAACCAATCTATCGTATTTTAGAAGAGAATGGATTTACCATATTAGATCATCCAAAAAATGCAAACGCTATCGTCAGTGTTGGAGATGATGCAACCTTCTTACAAGCCGTTCGTAAAACTGGTTTTAGAGAAGATTGCTTATACGCAGGGATTTCTACGAAAGATGAAACTTCGTTCTACTGCGATTTTCACATTGATCACATTGATACAGCCCTTCAAGAAATTACAAAAAATGAAATTGAAGTGCGCAAATATCCAACAATTCAGGTAGATGTAGATCATGGTACATCTTTCTATTGTTTAAATGAGTTCTCATTACGTTCTAGCATTATTAAAACATTCGTTGTAGATGTTCACGTTGATGATTTATACTTCGAAACATTTAGAGGGGACGGTTTAGTAGTTTCTACCCCAACAGGAAGTACAGCTTACAATAAATCATTGCATGGTGCAGTTGTTGACCCACTTATTCCATGTTTCCAAGTAAGCGAACTAGCATCTTTAAACAACAACACTTACCGTACGCTCGGTTCACCGTTCATTTTAAATCACGAACGTACATTAACTTTAAAACTAAGACCAGACGGTAACGATTATCCTGTTATCGGCATGGATAACGAAGCGCTTAGCATTAAACAAGTGGAAAAAGCTGTTGTACGCTTAAGCGATAAACAAATTAAAACAGTTAAATTAAAAAACAACTCTTTCTGGGAAAAAGTACAAAGAACGTTTTTATAG
- the ytfJ gene encoding GerW family sporulation protein: protein MDHPIQGLMTTAMQHLKQMTDVNTIVGDPIKAADGSVILTVSKVSFGFAAGGSEFGRVEHSGRHPFGGGSGGGVSINPVAFLVINGDGVKVLHLDKQTHVIDKIIELAPQAVDKVKEMMDKRKEDDPEFQI, encoded by the coding sequence ATGGACCATCCAATTCAAGGTTTAATGACAACAGCAATGCAGCATTTAAAACAAATGACTGATGTAAATACAATTGTTGGTGACCCAATTAAAGCGGCAGATGGAAGTGTAATTCTTACTGTTTCGAAAGTAAGTTTCGGATTTGCTGCTGGTGGAAGTGAATTTGGTAGAGTAGAACATTCAGGCCGTCATCCATTTGGCGGGGGAAGTGGTGGAGGAGTTTCTATTAATCCTGTTGCCTTTCTTGTTATAAATGGAGATGGTGTGAAAGTATTGCACTTAGATAAACAAACACACGTCATCGATAAAATAATTGAATTAGCGCCACAAGCTGTTGATAAAGTGAAAGAAATGATGGATAAACGAAAAGAAGATGATCCTGAATTTCAAATTTAA
- a CDS encoding amidohydrolase — protein sequence MREIWYGGTIYTMREKNEKVEAIYVENGIIVDAGSKEELESRYSNVKLQDLKGKTMIPGLVDSHMHLIGHGERLLRLDLSNCTSYGEVLTLVQKRVEEAPKGSWVIGEGWNENNFTDTKDVHARDLDEISKEHPILLKRVCRHVTWVNSYILQEANITEATQNPKGGKIGRDSSNKLTGLLYEQGQELIKHVQPEIDEAYLQRALQTAIKDCWQYGLVGGHTEDLNYYGGFRKTHNAFSHVIKEMPFKAHLLVHHEVAQERKEYENEHYIEFGAMKIFSDGSFGGRTALLSEPYEDAKETNGVAIFSREELAELVKKARDLHMPVAIHTIGDLSLEYVINALELYPPAKGLRDRIIHCQLAREELIERMKNLSAIIDIQPVFLSSDFPSVIEKLGERRLRYAYAWKTLLEAGLRCNGGSDAPIEQVNPFLGIYSAVTRRSFIDDVCYMPEERLTVYEAVSLFTTGSAYAIGKEAKRGQIIKGYEADFTILDRNIFEIEAEEMKEVQAEMTVIDGQVVYRKGM from the coding sequence ATGAGAGAAATTTGGTATGGCGGCACCATTTACACAATGCGAGAAAAGAATGAAAAAGTAGAAGCTATTTATGTTGAAAATGGCATAATCGTTGATGCTGGGAGTAAGGAAGAATTAGAAAGTAGATATTCAAACGTTAAGTTGCAGGACCTAAAAGGAAAAACAATGATTCCGGGTCTCGTTGATAGCCATATGCATCTTATTGGGCATGGGGAGAGATTACTCCGTCTAGATTTATCAAATTGTACATCTTATGGTGAAGTGCTTACTCTTGTTCAGAAGCGAGTGGAAGAAGCACCAAAGGGATCTTGGGTTATTGGAGAAGGGTGGAATGAAAATAACTTTACAGATACGAAAGATGTTCATGCGCGTGATTTAGATGAAATTTCGAAAGAACATCCCATTTTATTAAAGCGAGTTTGTCGTCACGTTACATGGGTGAATTCATACATATTGCAAGAAGCGAACATAACAGAAGCGACGCAAAATCCAAAAGGCGGGAAAATTGGCAGGGATTCATCAAATAAGTTAACAGGACTTTTATATGAACAAGGGCAAGAATTAATTAAACACGTTCAGCCAGAAATTGATGAAGCTTATTTACAAAGAGCTCTGCAAACAGCGATTAAAGATTGTTGGCAATATGGACTTGTTGGCGGGCATACGGAAGATTTAAATTACTATGGTGGCTTTAGAAAAACGCATAATGCGTTTTCTCACGTTATAAAAGAAATGCCATTTAAAGCACATTTGCTCGTTCATCATGAAGTAGCACAAGAACGAAAAGAATATGAAAATGAACATTATATTGAATTTGGGGCAATGAAAATTTTTTCTGACGGTTCTTTTGGCGGAAGAACAGCATTATTAAGTGAACCGTATGAAGATGCGAAGGAAACGAATGGGGTTGCAATTTTCTCACGTGAAGAACTTGCAGAATTAGTGAAGAAAGCACGAGACTTACATATGCCAGTTGCGATTCATACTATCGGTGACTTATCGCTTGAATATGTCATTAATGCACTCGAATTATATCCACCAGCAAAAGGGTTACGTGACCGTATTATTCATTGTCAGCTTGCTCGTGAAGAGTTGATTGAAAGAATGAAAAACTTGTCGGCTATTATCGATATACAGCCGGTCTTTCTTTCCTCAGATTTCCCGTCAGTCATTGAAAAACTAGGCGAGCGTCGTCTTCGTTATGCATACGCTTGGAAGACGTTACTGGAAGCAGGATTACGCTGCAACGGTGGGTCTGACGCACCAATTGAACAAGTGAATCCATTTTTAGGCATATATAGCGCTGTTACACGTAGAAGTTTTATTGACGATGTATGCTATATGCCTGAGGAAAGATTAACGGTATATGAGGCTGTTTCTCTATTTACAACAGGAAGTGCCTATGCAATCGGAAAAGAAGCGAAGCGAGGGCAAATTATAAAAGGATATGAAGCAGACTTTACGATATTAGACCGTAATATTTTTGAAATTGAGGCAGAAGAAATGAAAGAAGTACAAGCAGAAATGACCGTAATAGATGGCCAAGTTGTCTATAGAAAAGGTATGTAA
- a CDS encoding NUDIX hydrolase, with amino-acid sequence MYPRAKAFGLAVHQDRLLVQEYYTEGETYYRPLGGSIELGEKSAHTVIREFKEELHTEIEITNYLGCLENVSHLDGGIGHEIIQLYSLRLLDTSLYEMEILNIQDEQAVTYAKWIPIKAFIQKEKILYPDGILKYIQKKKDEIL; translated from the coding sequence ATGTATCCACGTGCAAAAGCTTTCGGTCTTGCTGTACATCAAGATCGCCTTCTCGTACAAGAATATTATACAGAAGGCGAAACATATTATCGTCCTCTTGGCGGTTCCATTGAACTTGGTGAAAAATCAGCACATACTGTTATTCGGGAGTTTAAAGAAGAGCTTCATACGGAGATAGAAATCACCAATTATTTAGGTTGCTTAGAAAATGTCTCTCATCTAGATGGGGGCATTGGTCATGAAATCATTCAACTATATTCTTTGCGTTTATTAGACACCTCACTATATGAAATGGAAATATTAAATATACAAGATGAGCAAGCAGTAACGTATGCGAAATGGATTCCTATTAAGGCATTCATTCAGAAAGAAAAAATATTATATCCGGATGGAATTTTAAAATACATCCAAAAGAAAAAAGACGAAATCCTATAG
- a CDS encoding VOC family protein — protein MILGINPYLVLDGSGQEAVQFYKEVLDAKVEVMQTFGDMPENPEYPIPAEAKERVLHATLKVGNTDLMISDTFPGQGHAIGSQVTIAIQISNAEKAKEVFDKLQEGGEVIMPLQETFWSPAYGQVKDKFNIEWQVTTSTTEQK, from the coding sequence ATGATTTTAGGTATTAATCCGTACTTAGTTTTAGATGGTAGTGGGCAAGAAGCTGTACAGTTTTATAAAGAGGTTTTAGATGCAAAAGTAGAAGTCATGCAAACTTTTGGTGACATGCCTGAAAATCCAGAATACCCGATTCCAGCTGAAGCGAAAGAGCGCGTTTTACACGCTACTTTAAAAGTTGGTAATACGGATCTTATGATTTCTGATACATTCCCAGGTCAAGGGCATGCAATCGGATCTCAAGTAACAATCGCAATTCAAATTAGTAATGCAGAAAAAGCAAAAGAAGTATTCGATAAGTTACAAGAAGGTGGAGAGGTTATCATGCCACTTCAAGAAACATTCTGGAGCCCAGCATACGGACAAGTAAAAGATAAATTTAATATTGAATGGCAAGTTACAACGTCTACTACTGAACAAAAGTAA
- the tpx gene encoding thiol peroxidase, translating into MANVTFKGNPMTLVGTEVKVGDQAPNFQVLANDLSPVSLETYKGEVKLISVVPSIDTGVCDAQTRRFNQDAAGIENAKVLTISADLPFAQKRWCAANGLENVVTLSDHRDLSFGEAYGLVMKELRLLARAVFVVDSNDKVVYVEYVGEGTSHPNYEAALEAAKSAK; encoded by the coding sequence GTGGCAAACGTAACTTTTAAAGGTAATCCAATGACTTTAGTTGGAACAGAAGTTAAAGTTGGCGATCAAGCGCCAAACTTCCAAGTATTAGCAAACGACTTATCTCCAGTAAGTTTAGAAACATACAAAGGCGAAGTAAAATTAATTAGTGTTGTACCTTCAATCGACACAGGTGTGTGTGATGCACAAACACGTCGTTTTAACCAAGATGCAGCAGGTATTGAAAACGCAAAAGTATTAACAATTAGCGCTGATTTACCATTCGCTCAAAAACGCTGGTGTGCAGCAAACGGTTTAGAAAATGTTGTAACACTTTCTGACCACCGTGACCTTTCATTCGGTGAAGCTTACGGCTTAGTAATGAAAGAACTTCGTTTACTTGCTCGTGCAGTATTCGTAGTAGATAGCAATGACAAAGTAGTTTACGTAGAATACGTAGGCGAAGGTACAAGCCATCCAAACTATGAAGCAGCATTAGAAGCAGCTAAATCTGCAAAGTAA
- a CDS encoding class I SAM-dependent methyltransferase encodes MSQTVETLFSIFDSSAVVLRKELDVTYLEALVETGDNLFEGAILQEELSESAIERLNREYSTFNEETYKGEEIRKAFQLAILKGMKEGVQANHEMTPDAVGMFMSYLFHKFMQGQNEITVLDPAIGTGNLMTTVFNSAKEGLTMSGFGVEVDEVLIKLALVNANLQKHAIEFFHQDGLAPLYIDPVDAVVSDLPIGYYPNEIGASEYKLKADEGMSYAHHLFIEQSVKHTKEGGYLFFLVPNFIFESDQAPKLHAFIKETCFIQGLLQLPVSMFKNEKNAKSIFVLQKKGSNVTMPKQALLVELPKFSNMKAMENIMDQLNTWFATHK; translated from the coding sequence GTGAGTCAGACAGTGGAAACATTATTTTCTATTTTTGATTCTTCTGCGGTAGTTTTACGTAAAGAATTAGATGTGACATATTTAGAGGCGCTTGTAGAAACAGGTGATAACTTGTTTGAGGGAGCGATTTTACAAGAGGAATTATCCGAATCAGCAATTGAAAGGCTGAATCGTGAATATAGTACGTTTAATGAAGAAACATATAAAGGTGAAGAAATTCGTAAAGCATTTCAGTTAGCCATCTTAAAAGGAATGAAAGAAGGCGTACAAGCGAATCATGAAATGACGCCTGATGCAGTTGGGATGTTCATGAGTTACTTATTCCATAAATTTATGCAAGGTCAAAACGAAATTACAGTTTTAGATCCTGCAATTGGAACAGGAAATTTAATGACTACAGTGTTTAATAGCGCCAAAGAAGGACTAACAATGAGTGGATTTGGTGTAGAAGTGGATGAAGTGCTAATTAAACTTGCTTTAGTAAATGCAAATTTACAGAAGCATGCAATCGAATTCTTCCATCAAGATGGACTAGCACCACTTTATATCGATCCAGTTGATGCAGTCGTTTCAGACTTACCGATTGGTTACTATCCAAACGAAATCGGTGCCAGTGAATATAAATTAAAAGCAGATGAAGGAATGTCGTATGCTCATCACTTATTTATTGAACAAAGTGTGAAACATACGAAAGAGGGCGGGTACTTATTCTTCTTAGTACCAAACTTCATTTTTGAAAGTGATCAGGCACCAAAATTACATGCATTTATTAAAGAAACATGCTTTATTCAAGGGTTATTACAGCTTCCTGTTTCCATGTTTAAAAACGAGAAAAATGCAAAAAGTATATTTGTTCTCCAAAAGAAAGGCTCTAATGTAACAATGCCAAAACAGGCGTTATTAGTGGAGTTGCCTAAATTCTCTAACATGAAGGCGATGGAGAACATTATGGATCAATTAAATACTTGGTTTGCAACACATAAATAA